From a single Rutidosis leptorrhynchoides isolate AG116_Rl617_1_P2 chromosome 5, CSIRO_AGI_Rlap_v1, whole genome shotgun sequence genomic region:
- the LOC139847808 gene encoding putative clathrin assembly protein At4g40080, translating into MGHSKKLKNFHSILKDKAKIIKAKLSITNHTTSSIQIVVLRATTRTTHSPPHDHLISALIAFGLTTQYSASACISTIINRLHHHNQPNAYVALKSLITLHHFITSGSFVHKEQTYVSNTNFGFLNLSRFVDNTDMQSKEFSLWVQWYARFLETNLSISNILGCSLSSSKAEIDKKKEKLKFSLYMDLFKEIEGLVSTIEVICTAPQSLHCQRNDIIYEVMRLVREDYRIIQYHTMIRLTELSNRIHKLSDSELKELTRSLERLESCKERLGQLFLNRGRIVSFWNFESELLRKLMLLRKDREMKLVSWKMIEYATESTQLNKQIIISSRPLELLTFVENNDWSSFDKVNQSFCVDTA; encoded by the coding sequence ATGGGGCACTCAAAAAAGCTTAAAAATTTCCACTCAATTCTCAAAGACAAAGCCAAAATCATCAAAGCAAAATTGTCGATCACCAATCACACCACCTCCTCTATCCAAATAGTAGTCCTTCGTGCCACCACTCGAACCACCCATTCCCCACCGCACGACCACCTTATCTCCGCCCTAATCGCATTCGGTCTCACCACACAATATTCAGCCTCAGCTTGTATATCAACAATCATCAACCGTCTTCACCACCACAACCAACCAAACGCCTATGTAGCACTTAAGTCTCTCATAACATTACACCACTTCATCACCAGTGGTTCCTTTGTTCACAAGGAACAAACATACGTGTCAAACACCAACTTTGGTTTTTTAAATCTATCGAGATTTGTCGATAACACTGACATGCaatcaaaagaattttcattatggGTACAATGGTACGCGCGTTTTTTGGAAACCAATTTGTCCATATCAAATATCCTAGGTTGTTCCCTATCGTCATCAAAAGCCGAAATCGATAAAAAGAAGGAAAAATTGAAATTCTCGTTGTACATGGACTTATTCAAAGaaattgagggactagtttcgacaATAGAGGTGATATGTACGGCACCACAATCTTTACATTGTCAAAGGAACGATATTATTTACGAGGTAATGAGATTAGTGCGAGAAGATTACAGAATAATTCAATATCATACAATGATACGATTAACCGAATTGAGTAACAGGATTCATAAGTTAAGCGACAGCGAGTTGAAGGAGTTGACTCGGAGTTTGGAGAGGTTAGAGAGTTGCAAGGAGAGACTGGGGCAATTGTTTCTGAACCGGGGAAGGATCGTGTCGTTTTGGAATTTTGAAAGCGAGTTACTGAGGAAACTTATGTTGTTAAGGAAAGATAGGGAAATGAAATTGGTGAGTTGGAAAATGATTGAGTATGCTACCGAGTCAACTCAGTTGAATAAACAAATCATTATCTCCAGTCGACCGTTGGAATTATTGACGTTTGTAGAAAATAATGATTGGTcaagctttgataaagttaatcaAAGTTTTTGTGTGGATACCGCGTGA